A window of the Vanessa cardui chromosome 25, ilVanCard2.1, whole genome shotgun sequence genome harbors these coding sequences:
- the LOC124540559 gene encoding phospholipid scramblase 2-like, which yields MMMQAAPIPAAPSEPYAYVKEPLVEVEKPVLKVTPEPHILQDLSTVDRLFITKRLRVRSVLFLRGKKNRFFVRTSDQNLVYTIEEQNSWWVGYFCYGLRPLQLHVRDGSGTEVMRINRPYACTSRILPCQLQRVQVFSPPGTKIGSIEQVWTAVRPEYVVSRENGERIFWISGPRVTISCFRDIQFHIYNTDGESVGSTCKRWQGVLHAMFLAPVTDRFGVAFDRDLSVEDKALLLAATLLLDYMYYDV from the exons ATGATGATGCAAGCCGCACCGATCCCAGCGGCGCCCTCGGAGCCCTACGCGTACGTCAAGGAGCCCTTGGTGGAAGTAGAAAAACCTGTATTGAAG GTCACACCAGAACCTCACATCTTACAAGACTTATCAACAGTCGACCGGCTTTTCATCACAAAGCGTCTTCGAGTCAGGAGCGTATTGTTTCTGCGGGGGAAGAAAAACAGATTCTTTGTGAGAACATCGGATCAGAACTTGGTGTATACCATCGAAGAACAAAATAG CTGGTGGGTTGGCTACTTCTGCTATGGATTGAGACCATTACAGCTACACGTGAGAGATGGTTCTGGTACGGAAGTGATGCGAATCAATCGTCCTTACGCCTGCACGTCGAGGATACTGCCGTGCCAGTTACAAAGAGTCCAG GTTTTTTCTCCACCAGGCACAAAGATAGGGAGTATCGAGCAAGTCTGGACAGCTGTGCGACCGGAATATGTCGTGAGTCGGGAGAACGGCGAACGCATATTTTGGATATCCG GGCCTCGTGTAACCATCAGCTGTTTCCGAGACATTCagtttcacatttacaatactGATGGTGAATCTGTCGGTAGCACTTGTAAGCGCTGGCAGGGGGTACTGCATGCCATGTTCTTAGCACCTGTAACTGATAG atttgGTGTGGCCTTTGACAGAGATCTCTCCGTTGAAGACAAAGCTCTTCTCCTCGCGGCGACTTTGTTACTGGATTACATGTACTATGATGTGTAA